One window from the genome of Candidatus Rokuibacteriota bacterium encodes:
- a CDS encoding alpha/beta fold hydrolase has protein sequence MPYAKTDDRVKIYYEEHGRGFPLVLAYGIGGNTTMWEPNIKDLSACYRLILWDPRGHGRSDSPEDPARYSFRRWALDLRDLLNHLGVRKAYVGGLSMGGGIATRFTLLYPKRVAALIVTNSSSASGLPMSAENLVMRARSIEITLTKGMDAMAEFAMAANPNVTARLQLDPNAKEEFYAMYRALTRIGYANALRALIAMDHITGELPKIRVATLLIGGDQDPSLGPMKVMQKKVKGSKLVVLSPASHFANRDQPEAWNRAVLEFLARVDRRGR, from the coding sequence ATGCCATACGCGAAGACCGACGACCGTGTGAAGATCTACTACGAGGAGCACGGCCGCGGGTTCCCGCTGGTCCTCGCCTACGGGATCGGCGGCAACACGACGATGTGGGAGCCCAACATCAAGGACCTCTCGGCCTGCTACCGGCTGATCCTCTGGGACCCGCGTGGCCACGGGCGCTCGGACAGCCCCGAGGACCCCGCGCGCTACTCCTTCCGCCGCTGGGCGCTCGACCTCCGAGATCTCCTGAATCATCTCGGGGTCCGCAAGGCGTACGTCGGGGGGCTGTCCATGGGTGGCGGCATCGCCACGCGCTTCACCCTCCTCTACCCGAAGCGGGTGGCGGCGCTCATCGTGACGAACTCGTCGTCAGCCTCGGGACTCCCCATGTCAGCCGAGAATCTCGTCATGCGCGCGCGGAGCATCGAGATCACGCTCACCAAGGGGATGGATGCGATGGCCGAGTTCGCCATGGCCGCCAACCCGAATGTGACCGCGCGCCTCCAGCTCGACCCCAACGCGAAGGAAGAGTTCTATGCCATGTATCGGGCGCTGACGCGGATCGGCTATGCCAACGCCCTGCGCGCGCTGATCGCGATGGACCACATCACCGGGGAGCTGCCGAAGATCCGGGTCGCCACCCTCCTGATCGGCGGAGATCAGGATCCCTCGCTCGGGCCGATGAAGGTCATGCAGAAGAAGGTCAAGGGCTCGAAGCTGGTCGTCCTCTCGCCGGCCAGCCACTTCGCCAACCGGGACCAGCCCGAGGCGTGGAACCGGGCGGTGCTGGAGTTCCTGGCCCGGGTAGACCGGCGGGGGCGGTAG
- a CDS encoding pyruvate dehydrogenase yields MSGRSPRGEPELAVLDRIQRKVLWLSAYTVHHANFVRPNPDGIKVGGHQASSASAVSLLTALYFKALRAGDVVAVKAHASPAFYAIQCLRGRLPASALQELRSFGGLQAYPSRQKNPEVVDLATGSMGLGAVQATFGALAARYLTDHFGVSTPERFIVMVGDAELDEGNVWEAIIEEAVSHLGNVLWIVDVNRQSLDRVVPDTRARQLPELFSAAGWRVIELRWGSRLRKLFAEPGGHRLRARLEAMPYTEYQSLLRLPPGAGRKLLVRTPDGDTDAVLDKLLAAIPDEELAGLVADVGGHDLKLILDAFAEADEPRDRPCVILAHTIKGWGLPFAGDPLNHTMLLTTAQIEELRQSLGIAPGEEWAGFPPDSPEAELIANLPPLFSPPSASSPPQIPERLDETYPAETSTQEAFGRVLGALSRLPIADRIVTVSADVAVTTHLAGWINRKGIYFPRAKPDFFAEIPQAVRWKESPAGQHIELGIAEHNLFLLLGALGLTHELSGVTLLPIGTLYDPFVGRGLDALYHALYSGARFVVAATPSGVSLSPEGGAHQSVITPGIGIGLPGIVYFEPAFAQEAEWILLDALRWLLDRRKGQSLYLRLSTKPIDERLAPGPSPEYRARVLGGGYRLIDRRGEAGYDPEDNAVHLFAAGVMVPEAVEAGRALREQGIFANVFVVTSPDRLYRGLRGPRPYLEQLVTAEEEGVPVVSVLDGHSHALAFIGSALGVPQIPLGVDDFGQSGARQDLYRHYGIDAAAIARAARLLVGG; encoded by the coding sequence ATGTCAGGCCGGTCCCCGCGGGGCGAACCGGAACTCGCCGTCCTGGATCGCATCCAGCGGAAGGTGCTCTGGCTCAGCGCCTACACGGTCCACCACGCCAACTTCGTCCGCCCCAACCCCGACGGGATAAAAGTGGGCGGCCACCAGGCCTCATCGGCATCCGCAGTGAGTCTCCTGACGGCGCTCTACTTCAAGGCGCTCCGCGCCGGGGACGTGGTCGCCGTCAAGGCTCACGCCTCACCCGCCTTCTACGCGATCCAGTGCCTGCGCGGCCGGCTCCCGGCCTCGGCACTCCAGGAGCTGAGGAGCTTCGGCGGGCTCCAGGCCTACCCGAGCCGGCAGAAGAACCCAGAGGTCGTGGACCTCGCCACGGGCTCCATGGGCCTCGGCGCGGTCCAGGCGACCTTTGGCGCTCTCGCTGCGCGCTATCTGACTGACCACTTCGGTGTCAGTACCCCTGAGCGCTTCATCGTCATGGTGGGCGACGCCGAGCTGGACGAGGGAAATGTCTGGGAGGCGATCATCGAGGAGGCCGTCTCCCACCTGGGCAACGTGCTCTGGATCGTGGACGTGAACCGCCAGAGCCTCGACCGGGTCGTGCCCGATACGCGCGCGCGCCAGCTTCCTGAGCTGTTCAGCGCCGCCGGCTGGCGCGTCATTGAGCTGCGCTGGGGCTCCAGGCTGCGGAAACTCTTCGCTGAGCCTGGTGGTCACCGCCTCCGCGCCCGCCTGGAGGCGATGCCCTACACCGAGTACCAGAGCCTTCTCAGGCTCCCCCCGGGCGCTGGGAGGAAGCTCCTCGTGAGGACTCCCGACGGCGACACGGACGCAGTCCTCGACAAGCTCCTCGCCGCTATCCCCGACGAGGAGCTTGCAGGCCTGGTTGCAGACGTCGGCGGCCACGACCTCAAGCTGATCCTGGACGCCTTCGCCGAGGCCGACGAGCCCCGCGACCGCCCGTGCGTGATCCTGGCCCACACGATCAAGGGATGGGGGCTGCCTTTCGCCGGCGACCCCCTGAACCACACGATGCTCCTGACCACGGCCCAGATCGAGGAGCTGCGCCAGTCGCTCGGCATCGCCCCGGGTGAGGAATGGGCAGGGTTCCCGCCTGACAGTCCCGAGGCCGAGCTGATCGCGAACCTCCCGCCGCTCTTCTCCCCGCCGTCAGCCTCGAGCCCGCCACAGATCCCCGAGAGACTCGACGAGACCTATCCCGCCGAGACCTCCACCCAGGAGGCCTTCGGCAGGGTCCTCGGAGCACTGAGCCGGCTTCCGATCGCCGACAGGATCGTGACGGTCTCGGCCGACGTGGCGGTGACGACGCACCTGGCCGGGTGGATCAACCGCAAGGGGATCTACTTCCCGCGCGCCAAGCCCGACTTCTTCGCCGAGATCCCCCAGGCCGTCCGGTGGAAGGAGTCGCCGGCGGGACAGCACATCGAGCTGGGGATCGCCGAGCACAATCTCTTTCTCCTCCTGGGAGCCCTCGGGCTCACCCACGAGCTGTCCGGCGTGACGCTGCTCCCCATCGGGACCCTCTACGATCCGTTCGTCGGCCGGGGACTCGACGCCCTCTACCATGCCCTCTACTCGGGCGCCCGGTTCGTCGTCGCTGCCACGCCGTCGGGGGTGAGCCTCTCGCCGGAGGGCGGCGCCCACCAGTCGGTGATCACGCCGGGAATCGGGATCGGGCTCCCCGGCATCGTCTACTTCGAGCCCGCCTTCGCCCAGGAGGCGGAATGGATCCTGCTCGACGCGCTGCGATGGCTCCTGGACCGTCGCAAAGGCCAGAGCCTCTACCTCAGGCTCTCCACCAAGCCGATCGACGAGCGCCTCGCGCCCGGACCGAGCCCTGAATACCGCGCCCGGGTTCTCGGCGGCGGCTACCGCCTGATCGACCGGCGCGGCGAAGCCGGCTACGACCCCGAGGACAACGCCGTCCACCTCTTCGCGGCGGGCGTGATGGTCCCCGAAGCGGTGGAAGCCGGCCGCGCCTTACGCGAGCAGGGCATCTTCGCCAACGTCTTCGTGGTCACGAGCCCCGACCGGCTCTACCGGGGCTTGAGAGGTCCGCGCCCATACCTGGAGCAGCTGGTGACCGCCGAGGAGGAAGGGGTCCCGGTCGTCTCGGTCCTCGACGGCCACTCCCACGCGCTGGCCTTCATCGGCTCGGCGCTCGGCGTCCCGCAGATCCCGCTGGGCGTGGACGACTTCGGCCAGTCGGGAGCGCGCCAGGACCTCTACCGGCACTACGGCATCGACGCCGCGGCCATCGCGCGCGCGGCCAGGCTCCTCGTGGGAGGATAG
- a CDS encoding transposase, with amino-acid sequence MTRAKAALAGLTRDTLLVGDRLYCTVDFFAAVQAQGCWGLFRRNRLVGLHRLQRLRKRRHAGGCLEDWLVRAGSGVSAPIQTLCYIRWRQGGTRYELLTNVSELTRLAAEEALLLYPARWRIERMYFDLKEVLNLNRISAANPHAVAMQVYAAGLVYNVMRVAQSEVGETAGIEPEEISPAKFYPKLAAACHSYVVSQAMVHDIRRLNPRTRLRLPDWRTRRCASVPLAAIRVERRNGSRRKRRYCPARRHWKSFVHVRGGRKFVRLS; translated from the coding sequence ATGACGCGCGCCAAGGCGGCCCTCGCCGGACTGACGCGGGACACGCTGTTGGTCGGCGACCGGCTGTACTGTACGGTGGACTTCTTCGCGGCCGTGCAGGCCCAAGGCTGCTGGGGGCTGTTCCGTCGCAACCGGTTGGTGGGACTGCACAGGCTCCAGCGCCTGCGGAAACGCCGCCATGCGGGCGGCTGTCTGGAGGACTGGCTGGTGCGGGCTGGCTCGGGCGTCTCGGCACCGATCCAGACGCTGTGCTATATCCGGTGGCGCCAGGGCGGGACCCGCTACGAGCTGCTGACCAACGTCTCGGAGCTCACGCGCTTGGCGGCCGAGGAAGCCTTGCTGCTCTACCCGGCCCGCTGGCGCATTGAGCGCATGTATTTCGATCTGAAGGAAGTGCTGAATCTCAACCGCATCTCCGCGGCCAACCCGCACGCCGTGGCCATGCAGGTCTACGCCGCGGGGCTCGTGTACAACGTCATGCGCGTGGCGCAGAGTGAGGTGGGGGAGACGGCCGGGATCGAGCCCGAAGAGATCTCGCCCGCGAAGTTCTACCCGAAGCTCGCAGCGGCCTGCCACAGCTACGTGGTCAGCCAGGCGATGGTCCACGACATCCGGCGGCTCAATCCGCGCACGCGCCTGCGGCTGCCGGATTGGCGCACCCGCCGCTGCGCCAGTGTCCCCCTGGCTGCCATCCGCGTCGAACGCCGCAACGGATCACGCCGGAAGCGTCGCTACTGTCCCGCACGACGCCACTGGAAATCGTTCGTTCATGTCCGCGGGGGCCGAAAGTTCGTTCGTTTATCTTAG
- a CDS encoding cyclic nucleotide-binding domain-containing protein, protein MEIVTRMMDGSLPYKFEEGRAGLPTPGPPLRQDAKIEYLQRVPVFEGCSQRQLRALARITGVLDEPAGKVLTRAGEPGTEFFLIVDGSARAEVSPEKHVPLRPGDFFGEMSLLDGGPRSATVVAETPIRLLVIDRRNFWSLLTEVPRLAHTLLVTLSRRVRQAEQSLKG, encoded by the coding sequence ATGGAAATCGTGACGAGGATGATGGACGGTTCGCTCCCGTACAAGTTCGAGGAGGGTCGCGCCGGCTTGCCCACCCCGGGGCCTCCCCTCCGCCAGGATGCGAAGATCGAGTACCTCCAGAGAGTCCCTGTCTTTGAGGGTTGCTCGCAGCGACAGCTGCGCGCCCTGGCCCGGATCACCGGAGTCCTCGATGAGCCTGCGGGCAAGGTCCTGACCCGCGCCGGCGAACCCGGAACGGAATTCTTCCTGATCGTCGACGGCAGCGCGCGGGCAGAGGTCTCGCCGGAAAAGCACGTGCCGCTCCGGCCGGGGGATTTCTTCGGCGAGATGAGCCTCCTCGACGGCGGGCCGCGCTCGGCGACCGTGGTGGCCGAAACGCCCATCCGCCTCCTCGTGATCGACCGCCGTAACTTCTGGAGCCTCCTGACCGAAGTCCCGCGGTTGGCCCACACGCTGCTGGTGACGCTCTCGCGCCGCGTGCGCCAGGCCGAGCAGTCGCTGAAGGGCTAG